One segment of Streptomyces sp. TG1A-8 DNA contains the following:
- the rpsK gene encoding 30S ribosomal protein S11 gives MPPKGRQGAAKKVRRKEKKNVAHGHAHIKSTFNNTIVSITDPSGNVISWASAGHVGFKGSRKSTPFAAQMAAESAARRAQEHGMRKVDVFVKGPGSGRETAIRSLQATGLEVGSIQDVTPTPHNGCRPPKRRRV, from the coding sequence ATGCCCCCCAAGGGACGTCAGGGCGCTGCCAAGAAGGTGCGCCGCAAGGAAAAGAAGAACGTCGCTCACGGCCACGCGCACATCAAGAGCACGTTCAATAACACCATCGTGTCGATCACGGACCCCTCCGGCAACGTGATCTCCTGGGCCTCCGCCGGTCACGTCGGCTTCAAGGGCTCCCGGAAGTCCACGCCGTTCGCCGCGCAGATGGCCGCCGAGTCGGCCGCCCGCCGCGCCCAGGAGCACGGCATGCGCAAGGTCGACGTGTTCGTCAAGGGCCCGGGTTCCGGTCGTGAGACCGCGATCCGCTCCCTGCAGGCCACGGGCCTCGAGGTCGGCTCCATCCAGGACGTCACCCCGACCCCGCAC
- the rpsM gene encoding 30S ribosomal protein S13, whose product MARVSGVDIPRDKRVEIALTYVFGIGRTLSKETLAATGVDPNTRVRDLTEEQLVAIREYVDSNIKTEGDLRREIQADIRRKVEIGTYQGLRHRRGLPVRGQRTSTNARTRKGPRRAIAGKKKPGKK is encoded by the coding sequence ATGGCACGCGTTTCCGGTGTCGACATCCCGCGCGACAAGCGCGTGGAGATCGCCCTCACCTACGTGTTCGGCATCGGCCGGACCCTCTCGAAGGAGACGCTGGCTGCGACCGGCGTCGACCCGAACACCCGCGTCCGCGACCTGACCGAAGAGCAGCTGGTCGCCATCCGCGAGTACGTCGACAGCAACATCAAGACCGAGGGTGACCTCCGTCGCGAGATCCAGGCCGACATCCGCCGCAAGGTCGAGATCGGTACCTACCAGGGTCTCCGTCACCGTCGCGGTCTGCCCGTCCGCGGTCAGCGCACCAGCACCAACGCCCGTACCCGCAAGGGCCCGCGTCGCGCCATCGCCGGCAAGAAGAAGCCGGGCAAGAAGTAG
- the rpmJ gene encoding 50S ribosomal protein L36: MKVKPSVKKICDKCRVIRRHGRVMVICENPRHKQRQG; the protein is encoded by the coding sequence ATGAAGGTCAAGCCGAGCGTCAAGAAGATCTGCGACAAGTGCAGGGTGATCCGCCGTCACGGCCGGGTCATGGTCATCTGCGAGAACCCGCGCCACAAGCAGCGCCAGGGCTGA
- the infA gene encoding translation initiation factor IF-1 has translation MAKKQGAIEIEGTVVESLPNAMFKVELQNGHQVLAHISGKMRMHYIRILPDDRVVVELSPYDLTRGRIVYRYK, from the coding sequence GTGGCCAAGAAGCAAGGTGCCATCGAGATCGAGGGCACTGTCGTCGAGTCTCTGCCGAACGCCATGTTCAAGGTCGAGCTCCAGAACGGCCACCAGGTCCTGGCACACATCAGCGGCAAGATGCGCATGCACTACATCCGCATCCTCCCTGACGACCGGGTCGTGGTGGAGCTGTCTCCGTACGACCTGACGCGTGGCCGGATCGTCTACCGGTACAAGTAG
- a CDS encoding adenylate kinase, whose translation MRIVLVGPPGAGKGTQAVRLAEKLAIPHISTGDLFRANISRQTELGKLAKSYMDAGNLVPDEVTIAMAKDRMEQPDAEGGFLLDGFPRNVSQAGALDELLESEGITLDAVLDLEVPEEEVVKRIAGRRICRNDSAHVFHVTYSPPQQEDVCDLCGGELYQRDDDSEDTVRTRLEVYHTQTEPIIDYYKAQGLVVTISSLGPVDEITQRALEALRREKAENK comes from the coding sequence ATGCGTATCGTCCTCGTCGGGCCGCCGGGTGCCGGTAAGGGAACGCAAGCCGTTCGTCTCGCAGAGAAGCTGGCCATCCCGCACATCTCCACGGGCGACCTGTTCCGGGCCAACATCAGCCGGCAGACCGAGCTGGGCAAGCTCGCCAAGTCCTACATGGACGCCGGCAACCTCGTCCCCGACGAGGTGACGATAGCGATGGCCAAGGACCGCATGGAGCAGCCGGACGCCGAGGGCGGTTTCCTGCTGGACGGCTTCCCGCGCAACGTCTCGCAGGCCGGGGCCCTGGACGAGCTGCTGGAGAGCGAGGGCATCACGCTGGACGCGGTGCTGGACCTGGAGGTGCCGGAGGAGGAGGTCGTCAAGCGGATCGCCGGTCGGCGCATCTGCCGCAACGACTCGGCCCACGTCTTCCACGTGACGTACAGCCCGCCGCAGCAGGAGGACGTGTGCGACCTGTGCGGCGGTGAGCTGTACCAGCGCGACGACGACTCCGAGGACACCGTGCGCACCCGGCTGGAGGTCTACCACACGCAGACCGAGCCGATCATCGACTACTACAAGGCGCAGGGCCTGGTCGTGACGATCTCCTCCCTGGGCCCCGTGGACGAGATCACGCAGCGGGCGCTGGAGGCGCTCAGGCGCGAGAAGGCCGAGAACAAGTAG
- the map gene encoding type I methionyl aminopeptidase, translated as MVQIKTPEQIAKMRAAGLVVAAIHAATREAAVPGASTGDLDEVARKVLAEHGAKSNFLGYGGFPATICTSVNDVVVHGIPSGDVVLKDGDIISVDCGAIVDGWHGDAAYTAFVGSGHAPELIELSRVTEESMWAGIAAMKQGNRLVDISRAVETYIRRQPKPGGGRYGIIEDYGGHGIGTEMHMDPHLLNYVDRRRGKGPKLVPGFCLAIEPMVSLGTPRTEVLEDDWTVITTDGTWSSHWEHSVALTEEGPLVLTAPDGGRAKLAEHGVTAAPDPLA; from the coding sequence ATGGTGCAGATCAAGACCCCCGAGCAGATCGCGAAGATGCGGGCGGCAGGGCTGGTCGTCGCCGCGATCCACGCGGCCACCCGGGAGGCCGCGGTGCCCGGCGCCAGCACCGGGGACCTGGACGAGGTCGCCCGCAAGGTGCTCGCCGAACACGGCGCCAAGTCGAACTTCCTGGGCTACGGCGGCTTCCCCGCCACCATCTGCACCTCCGTGAACGACGTGGTCGTCCACGGCATCCCCTCCGGCGACGTCGTCCTCAAGGACGGCGACATCATCTCCGTCGACTGCGGTGCGATCGTCGACGGCTGGCACGGCGACGCGGCCTACACGGCCTTCGTGGGCTCCGGGCACGCCCCCGAGCTGATCGAGCTGTCCCGGGTGACCGAGGAGTCGATGTGGGCCGGCATCGCGGCCATGAAGCAGGGCAACCGGCTGGTCGACATCTCCCGGGCCGTCGAGACGTACATCCGCCGCCAGCCCAAGCCGGGCGGCGGCCGCTACGGCATCATCGAGGACTACGGCGGCCACGGCATCGGCACCGAGATGCACATGGACCCGCACCTGCTGAACTACGTCGACCGCCGCCGCGGCAAGGGCCCCAAGCTGGTGCCCGGCTTCTGCCTGGCGATCGAGCCGATGGTCTCCCTCGGCACCCCCCGCACCGAGGTCCTGGAAGACGACTGGACGGTCATCACCACGGACGGCACCTGGTCCTCCCACTGGGAGCACTCGGTCGCCCTCACCGAGGAGGGCCCCCTGGTCCTGACGGCCCCGGACGGCGGCAGGGCGAAGCTGGCGGAGCACGGCGTCACGGCGGCACCCGACCCCCTCGCGTGA